Proteins encoded within one genomic window of Paracoccus sp. MA:
- a CDS encoding NAD(P)/FAD-dependent oxidoreductase → MSLSEDRRIPDHVTVAIVGAGPAGLGVARVLRDLAIPDVWVLERGRIGQSFLRWPSGTRLLTPSFPVNVFGLTDLNAISYDSSPGWSLKREHPDGGRYAQYLEQAALAFGLNVACGIEVLGLEPHGEGLVLRTDRGEIGADFVIWACGQFGTPSDGGLIGAELARHYAAVGRWQDVPGDEVFVIGGYESGIDAALGLARAGKRVTVLERGAAPWQDRDKDPSRALSPFTRQRLDVAMKGGAITLIDGAEVVALEEEPGGIRILAGDGRSWLSSHAPILATGFASGTAPVSGWFDYDETGLPLLTPQDESTELPGLFLVGPEVSHNGHLFCFIYKFRQRFAVVARAIAGRVGADTSALELYRANNMYLDDPTCCDADKCLC, encoded by the coding sequence ATGAGCCTGTCCGAAGACCGTCGCATCCCCGATCACGTCACCGTGGCCATCGTCGGGGCGGGGCCGGCGGGTCTGGGCGTGGCGCGGGTGCTGCGCGACCTGGCGATCCCCGATGTCTGGGTGCTGGAACGCGGCCGGATCGGGCAAAGCTTCCTGCGCTGGCCCTCGGGCACGCGGCTGCTGACGCCGTCCTTTCCCGTCAATGTCTTCGGCCTGACCGACCTGAACGCGATCAGCTATGACAGCTCGCCCGGCTGGTCGCTGAAGCGCGAGCATCCCGACGGCGGACGCTACGCCCAATATCTGGAGCAGGCGGCGCTGGCCTTCGGGCTGAACGTCGCATGCGGCATCGAGGTGCTGGGGCTGGAGCCGCATGGCGAAGGGCTCGTCCTGCGCACGGATCGCGGCGAGATCGGCGCGGATTTCGTGATCTGGGCCTGCGGCCAGTTCGGCACCCCTTCGGATGGGGGGCTGATCGGTGCGGAACTTGCCCGCCACTACGCCGCGGTCGGCCGCTGGCAGGATGTGCCGGGCGACGAGGTCTTCGTCATCGGCGGCTATGAAAGCGGCATCGACGCGGCGCTTGGACTTGCCCGCGCGGGCAAGCGGGTGACGGTGCTGGAACGCGGGGCGGCGCCCTGGCAGGACCGCGACAAGGACCCCAGCCGCGCCCTGTCGCCCTTTACCCGCCAGCGGCTGGACGTGGCGATGAAGGGCGGCGCCATCACGCTGATCGACGGCGCCGAGGTCGTCGCGCTGGAAGAGGAGCCGGGCGGCATCCGCATCCTTGCGGGCGACGGGCGCAGCTGGCTTTCGTCCCATGCGCCGATCCTGGCCACGGGTTTTGCCAGCGGCACGGCGCCGGTCTCGGGCTGGTTCGACTATGACGAAACCGGCCTGCCGCTGCTGACGCCGCAGGACGAATCCACCGAATTGCCGGGCCTGTTCCTGGTCGGGCCCGAGGTGTCGCATAACGGCCATCTTTTCTGCTTCATCTACAAGTTTCGCCAGCGTTTCGCTGTGGTCGCCCGCGCCATTGCAGGACGGGTCGGGGCTGACACCTCGGCGCTGGAACTCTATCGCGCCAACAACATGTATCTGGACGATCCGACCTGTTGCGATGCCGACAAATGCCTCTGTTGA
- the aztC gene encoding zinc ABC transporter substrate-binding protein AztC: MKDWLFRIAACSAITFSSFAAAQAEPLDVVATFSIIGDFAAEVGGDRIRLNVLVGPDSDTHVYEPRPADAIALAGADVVLTNGLEFEGFLTRLIAASGTDAAVATLTDGVETMEEPGGGHYHYIDGEAIFHAGAHDPHAWQSVPNAKVYVQNIAAAFCAADAEGCPAYEANAARYAGELDALDTQIRSAVAALPEDRRTVVVAHNAFRYFEAAYGVDFLSPQGISTESEAAAADIAGLIREIRDRKAAAIFAENISDTRLLEQIAREAGLPLAGTLYSDALSGPDGPASDYIAMMRHNAGAITAALAAD; the protein is encoded by the coding sequence ATGAAAGACTGGCTCTTCCGCATCGCCGCCTGTTCGGCAATCACGTTTTCTTCCTTTGCGGCTGCGCAGGCGGAACCGCTGGACGTGGTCGCGACCTTCTCGATCATCGGGGATTTCGCGGCAGAGGTCGGCGGCGACCGGATCAGGCTGAACGTACTGGTCGGCCCGGATTCCGACACGCATGTCTATGAGCCGCGGCCGGCCGACGCGATCGCGCTGGCCGGCGCCGATGTGGTGCTGACCAACGGGCTGGAGTTCGAGGGCTTCCTGACCCGCCTGATCGCCGCCAGCGGAACCGATGCCGCCGTCGCCACCCTGACCGACGGGGTTGAGACCATGGAGGAGCCGGGCGGCGGCCATTACCACTATATCGACGGCGAGGCGATCTTCCATGCCGGCGCGCATGATCCCCATGCCTGGCAATCGGTGCCGAATGCCAAGGTCTATGTGCAGAACATCGCCGCCGCCTTCTGCGCCGCCGATGCCGAGGGCTGCCCCGCCTATGAGGCGAATGCGGCCCGCTATGCCGGCGAACTGGACGCCCTCGATACCCAGATCCGCAGCGCCGTCGCCGCCCTGCCCGAGGACCGCCGCACCGTGGTGGTCGCCCACAACGCCTTCCGCTATTTCGAAGCCGCCTATGGCGTGGATTTCCTGTCGCCGCAGGGCATCTCGACCGAATCCGAGGCCGCTGCGGCCGATATCGCGGGCCTGATCCGCGAGATCCGCGACCGCAAGGCCGCGGCCATCTTCGCCGAGAACATCAGCGACACGAGGCTGCTGGAGCAGATCGCGCGCGAGGCCGGACTGCCGCTGGCCGGCACGCTCTATTCCGACGCGCTGTCCGGGCCGGACGGTCCCGCGTCCGACTACATCGCGATGATGCGGCACAATGCCGGTGCCATCACCGCGGCGCTGGCCGCCGACTGA
- a CDS encoding nickel/cobalt transporter, with the protein MRKVIPVTLLALAVAAGLVFWTGLDDRVARMAVGWQRDYQNALARVLRALRGGEAGAVTTFLGICFAYGFLHALGPGHGKALIGAYGVATDVPMKRMVSLAAITSLAQATVAVVLVYVGVWIFGGARDRVEGASASLEPFSAAAIALLGVILCWRGLRRLAAGRHRHGHAHSETCGCGHAHVPDAQEVLATRSWREAAALVAGVALRPCTGALFLLILTWRFGLDAVGIAGVYAMGIGTMMVTGLAAVVAVGLRRGVHVSLPAFGRAPVLASLVEIVLGGLVAIFAFSTALRLLQTPF; encoded by the coding sequence ATGCGCAAGGTGATCCCCGTCACCCTGCTGGCTCTTGCGGTGGCCGCCGGCCTGGTCTTCTGGACCGGGCTGGACGACCGAGTCGCCCGGATGGCGGTGGGCTGGCAGCGCGACTATCAGAACGCGCTGGCGCGTGTCTTGCGCGCCCTGCGGGGCGGCGAGGCCGGGGCGGTCACGACCTTTCTGGGCATCTGCTTCGCCTATGGTTTCCTGCATGCGCTGGGGCCGGGACACGGCAAGGCGCTGATTGGCGCCTATGGGGTCGCGACCGACGTGCCGATGAAGCGCATGGTCAGCCTGGCCGCGATCACCAGCCTTGCGCAGGCGACGGTGGCGGTGGTCCTCGTCTATGTCGGCGTCTGGATCTTCGGCGGCGCGCGCGACCGCGTCGAGGGCGCCTCGGCCAGTCTCGAACCGTTCTCGGCCGCGGCGATCGCCCTGCTGGGGGTGATCCTGTGCTGGCGGGGATTGCGCAGGCTGGCCGCCGGCCGGCACCGGCACGGTCACGCGCATTCCGAAACCTGCGGCTGCGGCCATGCCCATGTCCCCGATGCCCAGGAGGTTCTGGCGACCCGCTCGTGGCGCGAAGCTGCGGCGCTGGTCGCCGGAGTGGCCCTGCGTCCCTGCACCGGGGCGCTGTTCCTGCTGATCCTGACCTGGCGGTTCGGTCTGGACGCCGTCGGGATCGCCGGGGTCTATGCCATGGGGATCGGCACCATGATGGTGACGGGCCTTGCCGCGGTCGTCGCGGTCGGCTTGCGTCGCGGCGTGCATGTCTCGCTGCCGGCCTTTGGTCGCGCGCCGGTCCTTGCCAGCCTGGTCGAGATCGTCCTCGGCGGTCTCGTGGCGATCTTTGCCTTCTCGACGGCGCTGCGCCTGCTCCAGACGCCGTTCTGA
- a CDS encoding GTP-binding protein — MTDPCPTPLPVTLLTGFLGSGKTTVLNGLLRHRDFGRTAIIINEFGEIGLDHELVVSTTETLVLLQSGCMCCALRGDLLDTLVELAERREAGELDFDRVMIETTGLADPAPILHTLLTSMDLSERFVTDGVVATVDAATGPDTLRRHEEARRQVALADLVLLTKTDLPEADEPGARREIAALNAAAPVQIALHGRIDPRRLTGLGHFDPTMKSAEARGWLRQEAVPVPKLADLDALRHLDAIRSVSWVIDEPISATAFDLWMEMLMAQRGADLLRFKGLIHLQGVPHPFVVHGVQHIFHPPVLLTDWQGEDRRSKLVLILRDFTDPELRDLFSALNSVAVSEHVLPVGYLSAEVTP, encoded by the coding sequence ATGACGGACCCTTGCCCGACGCCTCTTCCCGTCACGCTGCTGACCGGCTTTCTTGGCAGCGGCAAGACCACGGTGCTGAACGGGCTGCTGCGCCATCGCGATTTCGGCCGCACGGCCATCATCATCAACGAATTCGGCGAGATCGGGCTGGACCACGAACTGGTCGTCTCGACGACCGAGACTCTGGTCTTGCTGCAGTCGGGCTGCATGTGCTGCGCCTTGCGGGGCGATCTGCTGGACACGCTGGTCGAGTTGGCGGAACGGCGCGAGGCGGGCGAGCTGGACTTCGACCGGGTGATGATCGAGACCACCGGCCTGGCCGATCCGGCGCCGATCCTGCACACGCTGCTGACCAGCATGGACCTGTCCGAGCGTTTCGTGACCGATGGCGTCGTGGCGACGGTCGATGCCGCGACGGGGCCGGACACCCTGCGCCGGCACGAGGAGGCAAGGCGCCAGGTTGCCCTGGCCGATCTTGTCCTGCTGACCAAGACCGACCTGCCCGAGGCCGACGAGCCCGGCGCCCGCCGCGAAATCGCGGCGCTGAATGCCGCTGCGCCGGTCCAGATCGCGCTGCATGGCCGGATCGACCCCCGACGGCTGACCGGGCTGGGGCACTTCGATCCGACGATGAAGTCGGCCGAGGCGCGGGGCTGGCTGCGGCAGGAGGCCGTTCCGGTTCCGAAGCTGGCCGATCTCGACGCCCTCAGGCATCTGGACGCGATCCGCTCGGTCTCCTGGGTGATCGACGAGCCGATCTCGGCCACGGCCTTCGATCTCTGGATGGAGATGCTGATGGCGCAGCGCGGCGCCGATCTGCTGCGCTTCAAGGGGTTGATCCACCTGCAGGGCGTGCCGCATCCTTTCGTGGTCCACGGCGTCCAGCACATCTTTCATCCGCCGGTCCTGCTGACCGACTGGCAGGGCGAGGATCGCCGCTCGAAGCTGGTGCTGATCCTGCGCGACTTCACCGATCCCGAGCTGCGGGATCTCTTCTCCGCCCTGAACTCCGTTGCCGTGTCCGAGCATGTGCTGCCCGTCGGCTATCTTTCCGCCGAGGTGACGCCATGA
- the aztB gene encoding zinc ABC transporter permease AztB — protein sequence MVDWVVAPFMEFAFMQRALAGALLLSLSACPVGVFLMLRRMSLTGDAMSHAILPGAAAGFLLYGLEIVPMTIGGLVAGAIVALGAGAVARLTVQKEDASMAAFYLVSLAIGVVMVSLRGSSVDLMHVLFGTVLALNDDALRLIGLVAAVTLATTVLLWRALVAECLDPLFLRSVSGLGGVVHFAFLGLVVLNLVAGFQALGTLLSVGLMILPGAAARFWVNTTLAMCVVSVGIGIVSSLGGLLLSYHASLPSGPAIILSAGVVYLLSLLAGPRGVLRPALPRRHHRTA from the coding sequence ATGGTCGACTGGGTCGTGGCGCCTTTCATGGAATTCGCCTTCATGCAGCGCGCGCTGGCGGGGGCGCTCTTGCTGTCGCTCTCGGCCTGCCCGGTCGGCGTCTTCCTGATGCTGCGCCGGATGAGCCTGACCGGCGACGCCATGTCCCACGCCATCCTGCCGGGCGCGGCGGCGGGCTTCCTGCTTTACGGGCTGGAGATCGTGCCGATGACCATCGGCGGGCTGGTCGCCGGGGCCATCGTGGCGCTTGGCGCCGGCGCCGTGGCACGGTTGACGGTGCAAAAGGAGGACGCCTCGATGGCGGCCTTCTATCTGGTCTCGCTGGCCATCGGGGTCGTCATGGTCAGCCTGCGCGGCTCCAGCGTCGATCTGATGCATGTTCTGTTCGGCACGGTGCTGGCGCTGAACGACGATGCATTGCGGCTGATCGGGCTTGTCGCCGCCGTCACGCTGGCGACCACGGTGCTGCTGTGGCGCGCGCTGGTGGCGGAATGCCTCGACCCGCTGTTCCTGCGTTCGGTCTCGGGCCTGGGGGGCGTGGTGCATTTCGCCTTCCTGGGGCTGGTGGTGCTGAACCTGGTCGCCGGGTTCCAGGCGCTTGGCACGCTCCTGTCGGTCGGGCTGATGATCCTCCCGGGCGCCGCGGCGCGGTTCTGGGTGAACACGACCCTCGCGATGTGCGTCGTCTCGGTCGGGATCGGCATCGTCTCCTCGCTGGGCGGGCTCTTGCTGTCCTATCACGCCAGCCTGCCCTCGGGTCCGGCGATCATCCTCTCGGCCGGGGTGGTCTATCTCCTCTCGCTTCTGGCGGGGCCGCGCGGCGTGCTGCGGCCCGCCCTGCCCCGCCGCCACCACCGGACGGCCTGA
- a CDS encoding PhoX family phosphatase, which produces MTEQHPSRHVFRTSQLEEADGPGHNPTDNRTMGEIIAARFSRRGFLKGSMAATAISATVSPFALLAADEARAQDAVEGSAFDFPEVTAGVDADHHVAQGYDADILLRWGDKVFADAPEFDPLNQSEAAQERQFGYNNDFVGFIPLDGADDRGLLVVNHEYTNEHLMFPGIVTVEDGKIAVADATEDRVDIEMAAHGGTVIEIRKVDGKWQPVLDGALNRRITAKTPMEIRGPAAGHARMQTAADPTGTRVLGTINNCAGGVTPWGTYIMAEENIHGYFTGALPEGHPEAENYKRMGIPEDSYAWGKFHDRFDIGKEPNEPNRFGWIVEVDVMDPNSTPKKRTALGRFKHEGAASALAKDGRVVFYLGDDERFDYVYKFVTAGRYDPEDRAANLDLLDEGTLYVARFDEDGSFVWLPLVHGQGPLTAENGFESQADVLIETRRAADLLGATPMDRPEDIEPNAETGRAYVMLTNNTKREEANAANPRVDNAFGHIIEILEDGGDLAATKGSWEILLQCGDPSVAEVGATFSTATTANGWFGMPDNCAIDSDGRLWVSTDGNSPSDTGRTDGLWAVDVEGAARGTSRLFYRVPVGAEMCGPCPTPDLTTFFVAVQHPGDGGEDWEGHGRPSYYEDLSTRWPDFRDDMPVRPAVVAITKQGGGRIG; this is translated from the coding sequence ATGACCGAGCAACATCCGTCCCGCCATGTCTTCCGCACCAGCCAGTTGGAGGAGGCTGACGGACCGGGCCACAATCCGACCGACAACCGCACCATGGGCGAGATCATCGCCGCGCGCTTCTCGCGCCGCGGCTTCCTGAAGGGCTCGATGGCCGCGACCGCCATCTCGGCCACCGTCAGCCCCTTCGCCCTGCTGGCCGCCGACGAGGCGCGCGCCCAGGATGCCGTCGAAGGTTCGGCCTTCGACTTCCCCGAGGTGACGGCCGGCGTCGATGCCGACCATCACGTGGCCCAGGGCTATGACGCCGACATCCTGCTGCGCTGGGGCGACAAGGTTTTTGCCGACGCGCCGGAATTCGACCCGCTGAACCAGTCCGAAGCCGCGCAGGAACGCCAGTTCGGCTATAACAACGATTTCGTCGGCTTCATCCCGCTGGACGGCGCCGATGACCGCGGCCTGCTGGTGGTGAACCACGAATATACCAACGAACACCTGATGTTCCCCGGCATCGTCACCGTCGAGGACGGCAAGATCGCCGTCGCCGATGCGACCGAGGACCGCGTGGACATCGAGATGGCCGCGCATGGCGGCACGGTGATCGAGATCCGCAAGGTGGACGGCAAATGGCAGCCGGTGCTGGACGGCGCGCTGAACCGCCGCATCACCGCCAAGACGCCGATGGAGATCCGCGGCCCGGCCGCCGGGCATGCGCGGATGCAGACCGCCGCCGACCCGACCGGCACCCGCGTCCTGGGCACCATCAACAATTGCGCCGGCGGCGTGACGCCCTGGGGCACCTACATCATGGCCGAGGAGAACATCCACGGCTATTTCACCGGCGCGCTGCCCGAAGGCCACCCCGAGGCCGAGAACTACAAGCGCATGGGCATCCCCGAGGACAGCTATGCCTGGGGCAAGTTCCACGACCGCTTCGACATCGGCAAGGAACCGAACGAGCCCAACCGCTTCGGCTGGATCGTCGAGGTCGATGTCATGGACCCGAACTCGACCCCGAAGAAGCGCACCGCGCTTGGCCGCTTCAAGCACGAGGGCGCGGCGAGCGCGCTGGCCAAGGACGGGCGCGTCGTCTTCTATCTGGGTGACGACGAGCGTTTCGATTATGTCTACAAGTTCGTGACCGCCGGCCGCTATGATCCCGAGGACCGGGCCGCGAACCTGGACCTGCTGGACGAGGGCACGCTTTACGTCGCGCGCTTCGACGAGGATGGCAGCTTCGTCTGGCTGCCGCTGGTGCACGGGCAGGGGCCGTTGACCGCCGAGAACGGCTTCGAGAGCCAGGCCGACGTGCTGATCGAGACCCGCCGCGCCGCCGACCTGCTGGGCGCGACGCCGATGGACCGGCCCGAGGATATCGAGCCCAATGCCGAGACCGGCCGGGCCTATGTCATGCTGACCAACAACACCAAGCGCGAAGAGGCGAATGCCGCCAACCCGCGCGTGGACAATGCCTTCGGCCATATCATCGAGATTCTCGAGGACGGGGGCGATCTGGCGGCGACCAAGGGCAGCTGGGAGATCCTGCTGCAATGCGGCGATCCTTCGGTGGCCGAGGTGGGCGCGACCTTCTCGACCGCAACCACGGCGAATGGCTGGTTCGGCATGCCCGACAATTGCGCCATCGACAGCGACGGGCGGCTCTGGGTCTCGACCGACGGCAATTCGCCTTCGGATACCGGCCGCACGGATGGTCTTTGGGCGGTGGATGTCGAGGGCGCGGCGCGCGGCACCTCGCGGCTGTTCTATCGCGTGCCCGTGGGGGCCGAGATGTGCGGCCCCTGTCCGACGCCGGACCTGACCACCTTCTTCGTGGCGGTGCAGCATCCCGGCGACGGCGGCGAGGATTGGGAGGGCCACGGCCGGCCGTCCTATTACGAGGACCTGTCGACCCGCTGGCCGGATTTCCGCGACGACATGCCGGTGCGCCCGGCGGTGGTGGCGATCACGAAACAGGGCGGCGGCCGGATCGGCTGA
- a CDS encoding metallochaperone AztD: MFRQLAGASTLALILAGGAVAQDHDHDHDHDHGDVTLYRVFVGDHEKGQVTAFDLSEPDHRWTFPTTGQVKLYSVAGGAVVAAVQSDADTVQFIRSGISFHDHGDHRDIEVGDPAAIDASLTGPRPFHLVEHDGKVVLNYDNGGYAEILDGGALAEGKVEPVKFPQARAHHGFVAPLGGSWLSTVASDEKVEGDASVPRLGLQAFDAEGNPAGELATCTAIHGEAFSGAYLAAGCKEGVLTVKAGANGPEYKLLPYPEDLPQGVTTGTLLGSTGIQVFLGNYGPDGLVVLDPVDEPHYRYIKLPFRRVDFALDPAKPSTGYVLTEDGSLHRIDLLKAEIAASAKVTEPYSMDGHWNDPRPRIAMAGDEIVVTDPNAGLVRRISAESLEELGTVPVEGKPYNIAVTGGSGVTH, from the coding sequence ATGTTCAGACAACTCGCGGGCGCCAGCACCCTGGCGCTGATCCTGGCCGGCGGCGCCGTCGCCCAGGATCACGACCACGACCACGATCACGACCATGGCGACGTCACGCTTTACCGCGTCTTCGTCGGCGACCATGAAAAGGGTCAGGTCACCGCGTTCGACCTGTCCGAACCCGACCATCGCTGGACCTTCCCGACCACCGGCCAGGTCAAGCTCTATTCCGTTGCCGGCGGCGCGGTGGTGGCCGCGGTGCAGTCCGATGCCGATACGGTGCAGTTCATCCGCAGCGGCATCTCGTTCCACGACCACGGCGACCATCGCGACATCGAGGTGGGCGATCCCGCGGCCATCGACGCCAGCCTGACCGGGCCGCGCCCGTTCCACTTGGTCGAGCATGACGGCAAGGTGGTGCTGAACTACGACAATGGCGGCTATGCCGAGATCCTCGACGGCGGCGCGCTGGCCGAGGGCAAGGTCGAGCCGGTGAAGTTCCCGCAGGCCCGCGCCCATCACGGGTTCGTCGCGCCCTTGGGGGGAAGCTGGCTCTCCACCGTCGCCTCGGACGAGAAGGTCGAGGGCGACGCCTCGGTGCCGCGCCTCGGCCTGCAGGCCTTCGATGCCGAGGGCAATCCGGCGGGCGAGCTGGCCACCTGCACCGCGATCCATGGCGAGGCCTTCTCGGGCGCCTATCTGGCCGCCGGCTGCAAGGAGGGCGTGCTGACCGTCAAGGCCGGCGCGAACGGCCCGGAATACAAGCTGCTGCCCTATCCCGAGGATCTGCCGCAGGGCGTGACCACCGGCACGCTGCTGGGTTCGACCGGCATCCAGGTGTTCCTGGGCAATTACGGCCCCGACGGGCTGGTGGTGCTCGACCCGGTGGACGAGCCGCATTACCGCTACATCAAGCTGCCCTTCCGCCGGGTGGATTTCGCGCTCGACCCGGCCAAGCCCTCGACCGGCTACGTGCTGACCGAGGACGGCAGCCTGCACCGCATCGACCTGTTGAAGGCCGAGATCGCGGCCAGCGCCAAGGTGACCGAGCCCTATTCGATGGACGGGCATTGGAACGACCCGCGCCCGCGCATCGCCATGGCCGGGGACGAAATCGTCGTCACCGACCCGAACGCGGGCCTGGTCCGCCGCATCTCGGCCGAGAGCCTCGAAGAACTCGGCACCGTGCCGGTCGAGGGCAAGCCCTACAACATCGCCGTGACCGGCGGCAGCGGCGTCACGCACTGA
- a CDS encoding transcriptional repressor, whose translation MSGSGPSPAHTLSIEAVERICAERGVRFTPLRRTVLEVLLKFDGPVRAYELLRALGHRLGRPLAPPTAYRALNFLLEQGFISRIETRNAFVPSAHPQDRYAGLFFLCNSCGATVELELAGLAEVLSERAASLGFQVGRRVIELQGTCADCRDAAAVPKRQGRIRAGRT comes from the coding sequence ATGTCGGGGTCCGGTCCCAGTCCTGCTCACACCCTGAGCATCGAAGCGGTCGAGCGCATCTGCGCCGAACGGGGCGTCCGCTTCACGCCGCTCCGGCGGACGGTGCTTGAGGTATTGCTGAAATTCGACGGCCCCGTCAGAGCTTACGAGCTGTTGCGGGCATTGGGCCACAGGCTGGGCCGGCCCCTGGCCCCGCCGACCGCCTATCGGGCGCTCAACTTTCTGCTGGAGCAGGGGTTCATCAGCCGGATCGAGACGCGCAACGCCTTTGTCCCCTCGGCGCATCCACAGGATCGCTATGCCGGTCTTTTCTTTCTCTGCAACAGCTGCGGCGCCACGGTGGAACTGGAACTGGCCGGCCTTGCCGAGGTCCTTTCCGAACGCGCGGCTTCGCTGGGCTTCCAGGTCGGACGTCGCGTCATCGAATTGCAGGGAACTTGCGCCGATTGCCGGGATGCCGCCGCCGTCCCCAAGCGTCAGGGCCGGATAAGGGCGGGGCGGACATGA
- a CDS encoding DUF1007 family protein, translating into MRCLGVATLCLLSVLSLGKAEAHPHVFIDTGLTFRFDGEGRLGAVSVVWAFDDFSSMLMVEDMEMDKDGDGVLTDDEIARLTAMFSDWPEDFAGDLYLTRDGKPVALSGPLDIAVRYQQGRIIVTHIRALLDRIRPEDERIEAQVYDPTYYTFYDLAGAPRINGRDDCRIEIEKADIAAAQRKYGDELAKLTNDEIMDQGKYPDVGGDFADDMRLECAR; encoded by the coding sequence ATGCGCTGTCTCGGGGTTGCTACACTGTGTCTGCTGTCGGTCCTTTCGCTCGGAAAGGCCGAGGCGCATCCGCATGTCTTCATCGACACCGGGCTGACGTTCCGCTTCGACGGCGAGGGCAGGCTGGGCGCCGTCAGCGTGGTCTGGGCCTTCGACGATTTCTCCTCGATGCTGATGGTCGAGGACATGGAGATGGACAAGGACGGCGATGGCGTGCTGACCGATGACGAGATCGCCCGCCTCACCGCCATGTTCAGCGACTGGCCCGAGGATTTCGCGGGCGACCTCTATCTGACCCGTGACGGCAAGCCGGTTGCGCTGTCCGGTCCTTTGGACATCGCCGTGCGCTATCAGCAGGGCCGGATCATCGTGACCCATATCCGTGCGCTTCTGGACCGGATCAGGCCCGAGGACGAGCGGATCGAGGCGCAGGTCTATGATCCGACCTATTACACCTTTTATGACCTGGCCGGAGCCCCCCGGATCAACGGCCGGGACGATTGCCGGATCGAGATCGAAAAGGCCGACATCGCCGCCGCGCAGCGCAAATATGGCGACGAACTGGCCAAGCTGACCAATGACGAGATCATGGATCAGGGCAAATATCCCGATGTGGGCGGCGATTTCGCCGACGACATGAGGCTGGAATGCGCAAGGTGA
- the aztA gene encoding zinc ABC transporter ATP-binding protein AztA codes for MNPRTADACITFEDLTVGYGSHAAVHHLNGPVAAGALLAVVGPNGSGKSTLVKCITGLLNPLSGSCRIAPRTSLAYLPQQSELDRSFPARVVDLVALGLWRKRGLLGRHRAQDRKAVADALRAGGLEGFEGRPIDSLSGGQLQRALFARVLVQDADLILLDEPFNAIDEKTIRDLIGLILHWHGEGRTVVVVVHDLDLVRAHFPQALLLARRPIAWGPTAEVVTPANMQRARQFQEAWDEKAPWCEPSPAPARGVA; via the coding sequence ATGAACCCCCGCACGGCCGATGCCTGTATCACCTTCGAGGATCTGACGGTCGGCTATGGCAGCCATGCCGCTGTCCATCACCTGAACGGCCCGGTTGCGGCCGGCGCGCTGCTCGCCGTGGTCGGGCCGAACGGATCGGGCAAGTCCACGCTGGTCAAATGCATCACCGGGCTGCTCAATCCGCTCAGCGGCAGCTGCCGCATCGCGCCGCGGACCAGCCTGGCCTATCTGCCGCAGCAATCAGAACTGGACCGCAGCTTTCCGGCGCGGGTGGTGGACCTGGTGGCGCTTGGCCTGTGGCGCAAGCGCGGCCTGCTGGGCCGGCACCGGGCCCAGGATCGCAAGGCCGTGGCGGATGCATTGCGCGCCGGGGGGCTGGAGGGCTTCGAAGGGCGTCCCATCGACAGCCTGTCGGGCGGTCAGTTGCAACGGGCGCTGTTCGCCCGGGTGCTGGTTCAGGATGCCGATCTGATCTTGCTCGACGAACCCTTCAACGCCATCGACGAAAAGACCATCCGCGACCTCATCGGCCTGATCCTGCACTGGCATGGCGAAGGGCGCACGGTGGTCGTGGTCGTCCATGACCTCGACCTGGTGCGGGCGCATTTCCCGCAGGCGCTGCTGCTTGCCCGCCGTCCCATCGCCTGGGGACCCACCGCCGAGGTCGTCACGCCCGCAAACATGCAGCGCGCCCGGCAGTTCCAGGAAGCCTGGGACGAGAAGGCGCCTTGGTGCGAGCCGTCCCCCGCCCCGGCCAGAGGCGTGGCGTGA